The Candidatus Aenigmatarchaeota archaeon genome has a window encoding:
- a CDS encoding site-2 protease family protein, with protein MDVGTASFVIFIAFMLAVLYLKRKEIEFQGVLALYKTTKLRSSIYKIGKDHKTFWKAYFSLGILVGVLIMILGLAYISGTTIDLISGKSTPAFGLVIPYPTSEISYESGLLKVPAWLWVLAIPFLLIPHELSHGLALAANKLKIKSLGLISLLIIPGAFVEPDEEELKKAGKKEKLQVYCAGSFSNLVVGLVLVLFTHMLLAGFYAPAGITYSLPWTMLNTSEVVSNQTLENGLVELRTQNEIYLLTPALLSAQENETLIAAYEDLPAARNNLSGVIKSIGGFETNNPEEVRQALSTFSPGETVEIVTSSGTYTPTLADRNGTAYLGIQFNKPNTMVALIAPQNVRPYEAKSEVAKPVLDFLLSLTNFIIAVCIGVAIFNMLPMKPLDGGLVLEAITNSSIAKASTLLVLGLLLINFGAAIFA; from the coding sequence ATGGATGTAGGTACTGCAAGTTTCGTGATATTTATCGCTTTCATGTTGGCCGTGCTCTACCTGAAAAGAAAGGAGATAGAGTTCCAGGGCGTGCTCGCCCTCTACAAGACCACAAAGCTAAGAAGCAGCATCTACAAGATTGGCAAAGACCACAAAACCTTCTGGAAAGCGTATTTCAGCCTGGGAATACTCGTAGGAGTGCTGATTATGATACTCGGCCTTGCCTATATATCGGGAACCACCATTGACCTTATATCAGGAAAATCCACTCCCGCTTTCGGGCTGGTAATCCCATACCCCACCTCAGAGATATCCTATGAGTCTGGCCTTCTAAAAGTACCCGCCTGGCTTTGGGTGCTTGCAATACCGTTTCTTCTTATACCCCACGAGCTTTCTCACGGCCTTGCCTTGGCAGCAAACAAGCTGAAAATAAAATCCCTTGGGCTGATATCCCTTCTCATAATACCCGGCGCATTCGTAGAGCCGGACGAGGAGGAGCTTAAGAAAGCGGGCAAGAAAGAAAAGCTCCAGGTCTACTGCGCAGGAAGCTTTTCAAACCTCGTTGTGGGATTGGTGCTAGTTCTATTCACGCACATGCTTCTCGCCGGATTTTACGCACCTGCCGGAATAACTTACAGCCTGCCCTGGACCATGCTGAACACAAGTGAGGTTGTTTCAAACCAAACCCTGGAAAACGGGCTTGTTGAGCTTAGGACACAAAACGAAATTTACCTTCTGACTCCCGCCCTGCTGAGCGCGCAGGAAAATGAAACCCTTATTGCGGCATACGAAGACCTCCCCGCAGCAAGAAACAACCTTTCGGGCGTCATAAAGAGTATAGGCGGCTTTGAGACAAACAACCCTGAAGAGGTGCGGCAGGCGCTATCAACCTTCAGCCCGGGAGAAACTGTTGAGATTGTAACTTCCAGCGGGACTTACACTCCCACTCTTGCCGACCGAAACGGAACTGCATACCTCGGAATCCAGTTCAACAAGCCAAACACGATGGTCGCCCTGATAGCCCCTCAGAATGTAAGGCCATACGAGGCGAAAAGCGAGGTCGCAAAACCAGTCTTGGACTTTCTTTTGTCCCTGACAAACTTCATAATCGCAGTATGCATAGGGGTCGCCATATTCAACATGCTTCCGATGAAGCCGCTTGACGGCGGCCTTGTGCTTGAAGCCATTACAAACAGCAGCATCGCAAAGGCAAGCACCCTCCTGGTGCTGGGGCTGCTGCTGATAAACTTCGGGGCAGCAATTTTTGCATAA